One Pseudorhodoplanes sinuspersici DNA segment encodes these proteins:
- a CDS encoding cupin domain-containing protein yields the protein MQALTAGITKASTGIDGISWNILGQTYVPKSLSEQSFAWHATFPPGTFVPPHIHPTQDEFIYMLEGRLDFLLDGRDYIATAGDLVRLPMQVPHGIFNKQDQPVKCMFWVTPTRKLYDLFWGIHSMKEQNPDEVVALSARHEVIFLPPPPA from the coding sequence ATGCAAGCGTTGACCGCCGGCATCACCAAGGCCTCCACGGGAATTGACGGCATTTCCTGGAATATTCTCGGCCAGACCTATGTGCCCAAATCGTTGTCCGAGCAGTCCTTTGCCTGGCACGCCACCTTTCCGCCCGGCACCTTTGTGCCGCCGCACATCCATCCGACGCAGGACGAGTTCATTTACATGCTGGAAGGCCGGCTCGATTTTCTGCTGGACGGCCGCGACTATATCGCAACAGCCGGCGACCTCGTGCGCCTGCCGATGCAGGTCCCGCACGGCATCTTTAACAAGCAGGACCAGCCGGTGAAGTGCATGTTCTGGGTCACCCCGACGCGGAAACTTTACGACCTGTTCTGGGGCATTCACTCGATGAAAGAACAGAACCCTGACGAAGTCGTAGCCCTCTCGGCCCGGCATGAGGTGATTTTCCTGCCGCCACCGCCGGCCTGA
- a CDS encoding acyltransferase, translated as MRSLNQFLKLQRFLVSLKRFFYVRFWGMDIHPTVVFSLSAKFDKTYPKGIHINEYTYVAFDVAILAHDMTRALKCDTVIGRNCFIGARSIILPGVKIGDGCVIGAGSVVTKDVPPHTAVAGNPARILRQNISVGQFGKFHAT; from the coding sequence ATGCGATCGCTCAATCAATTTCTGAAACTGCAACGCTTCCTCGTCAGCTTGAAACGCTTTTTCTATGTACGTTTTTGGGGGATGGATATCCATCCGACAGTTGTCTTTTCGTTGAGCGCGAAGTTCGACAAGACTTATCCCAAAGGCATCCACATCAACGAATATACCTACGTCGCATTTGATGTTGCCATTCTCGCGCATGACATGACGCGTGCACTCAAATGCGACACGGTGATCGGTCGCAATTGTTTCATCGGCGCTCGAAGCATCATTCTACCCGGTGTGAAGATCGGAGATGGATGCGTGATCGGCGCCGGTAGTGTTGTGACGAAAGATGTACCTCCGCATACCGCTGTTGCAGGTAATCCTGCACGTATTTTGCGTCAAAACATCTCGGTCGGTCAGTTTGGCAAGTTTCATGCAACGTAA
- a CDS encoding VCBS domain-containing protein: MLDAVLALNETDMQVFDFASQAAPPAGEPAGHITVPDAHLLFNGEFKRVGTSDLKIVGDDGASFFIRDYFATDKLSHLISPEGATLSASVVAALAGPLAPGQSAQAGAQQAAQPVIGRVDALSGSCNVIRNGVSVALNIGDTVRKGDVVQTAGGSAVAIVFADGSTFSLNANARMVLDDFVYNAGGAGNSALISLVQGTFSFVAGQVAKTGDMRVDTPVATMGIRGTAVLVEISANDGQTRFSVMVEPDGTTGSFNIYDRATGSLIGTVNNAGVGWLLIPSGPLQVVAQQVQKTPAQLQQENAIVQQIFTIFNNNQQNPFVPDQQQQDDPSRRGDNPNDPNPQTAQGGGGGSGGLLAGGDPSLGSSPGIVNGLPQPGTYVFKLPPLPGVPPPVIPGDTSNVVTVVVTPNKPPVAVNDPDGSSGGGDVTENDSDPEGGSIVVASVRPLPDGERIFIVTDETEVPSVYGKLIISPDGTYSFVPNEAFAQFGQGQIAEQFEYTIRDPFGATASAVLTIKGVNDAPEVTGAITGEAIENGEAITLDALANASDIDIGTTLSVVNVPETLPPGVTYDTETHSFTLDPSHPEYQTLAAGEQITVQVSYAVFDGFVSIPASVSWTVTGTNDAPTAHTDTNTVAAAGQLGGEWTLGDPLATGNVLANDTDPDEGGSLTVVGVRAGDHPEGVTGKVNTIIQGTYGFLLLKENGSYIYTLNNFDLDTIRLSEGETGTEIFTYTIQDSDGLQSTTTLTIDVHGANNAPVISGGSRSGSVTEDAPVNSVFGTLTKIDVDNDDTADNDVWSVEARQGQGQNGSHIVHGTYGTLNIDQTGQWTYTLDNTLSATQALQTGDAPTEIFTVRVTDSHGASDTQTIRVTVHGVDEPGCNQPPVISVDNISASTVGQHTTFFGLRFSDADDNGEDLYQVTITSNPEHGGTLSLGIDGEPPNNTISFTETLTTINQALQCAGSITYWNPPPQNNHDLIDTITVSIVEKSGGIDTANFIFNVFDNNHTGVNLVGTDGKDVLFGTGREDSYFGGAGSDLFVFKKHDASTSVQDVIVDFTTGEDKIALYDFDAEYVLSHITYDDLGARIDLGNNQSILLPGYTDQLPPLSQSDFIFHQNGFLLV; this comes from the coding sequence ATGCTGGACGCAGTTCTGGCCTTGAACGAAACGGACATGCAGGTGTTCGATTTCGCCTCTCAGGCTGCGCCGCCCGCTGGGGAGCCAGCCGGCCACATTACCGTGCCCGATGCACATCTCCTCTTCAATGGCGAATTCAAACGCGTCGGCACGAGCGATCTCAAAATCGTCGGCGACGACGGGGCGTCATTCTTCATCCGCGACTATTTCGCCACTGACAAACTCTCGCATCTGATTTCACCGGAAGGCGCAACGCTCAGCGCCAGTGTTGTCGCCGCATTGGCAGGACCATTGGCGCCGGGGCAATCCGCGCAGGCCGGCGCGCAACAAGCGGCGCAGCCGGTCATCGGCCGTGTCGATGCCCTTTCCGGCAGTTGCAATGTGATCCGCAACGGCGTCTCCGTCGCGCTGAATATCGGCGACACCGTGCGCAAGGGCGACGTCGTGCAGACGGCCGGCGGCTCGGCCGTGGCGATCGTGTTCGCCGACGGCTCGACCTTCAGCCTCAACGCCAATGCCCGCATGGTGCTGGATGACTTCGTTTATAACGCGGGCGGCGCGGGCAATTCGGCGCTGATCAGCCTCGTGCAAGGCACCTTCAGCTTCGTTGCCGGACAGGTGGCAAAAACCGGCGACATGCGTGTCGATACGCCGGTCGCGACCATGGGCATCCGCGGCACCGCCGTGCTGGTGGAAATTTCCGCCAATGACGGACAGACGCGCTTCTCTGTCATGGTCGAACCGGATGGCACCACCGGCTCTTTCAATATTTACGACAGGGCCACCGGCTCGCTGATCGGGACCGTCAACAATGCTGGTGTGGGCTGGCTGCTGATCCCGTCCGGACCGCTGCAAGTGGTGGCGCAGCAAGTCCAGAAGACGCCGGCGCAGTTGCAGCAGGAAAACGCGATCGTCCAGCAGATCTTCACGATCTTCAACAATAACCAGCAAAACCCGTTCGTCCCCGACCAGCAGCAACAGGACGATCCAAGCCGGCGCGGCGACAACCCGAACGATCCCAATCCGCAGACCGCGCAGGGCGGCGGTGGCGGATCGGGCGGTCTTCTCGCCGGCGGCGATCCTTCCCTGGGGTCATCTCCCGGCATCGTCAATGGTCTGCCGCAGCCGGGGACGTACGTTTTCAAGCTGCCGCCGCTGCCCGGCGTTCCGCCTCCCGTTATTCCGGGAGACACATCCAATGTCGTGACGGTTGTCGTGACGCCGAACAAACCGCCAGTTGCGGTGAATGATCCTGACGGATCAAGCGGTGGCGGCGATGTCACCGAGAATGACAGCGATCCGGAGGGCGGCAGCATTGTCGTCGCATCGGTAAGACCTCTTCCAGACGGCGAGCGAATTTTTATCGTTACCGACGAAACAGAAGTTCCCAGCGTTTACGGCAAGCTGATTATCAGCCCCGACGGCACCTACAGCTTCGTTCCGAATGAGGCATTCGCTCAGTTCGGGCAAGGTCAGATCGCCGAGCAATTCGAGTACACGATCCGCGATCCCTTCGGAGCAACCGCATCGGCGGTTTTGACCATCAAGGGTGTGAATGACGCGCCAGAAGTGACCGGTGCGATCACTGGCGAAGCAATCGAAAATGGTGAGGCGATCACGCTCGATGCATTGGCGAATGCGTCGGACATTGACATTGGAACTACATTGTCGGTCGTCAACGTACCCGAAACCTTGCCGCCAGGGGTGACCTACGACACGGAAACGCACTCCTTCACGCTCGATCCGAGTCACCCGGAATACCAAACACTCGCGGCGGGCGAGCAGATCACCGTACAAGTCTCTTACGCCGTTTTCGATGGTTTTGTTTCGATTCCAGCATCGGTATCTTGGACTGTCACAGGGACGAACGACGCGCCGACCGCGCATACAGACACAAATACTGTCGCAGCCGCCGGCCAGCTCGGCGGCGAATGGACGCTTGGCGATCCGCTGGCCACTGGTAATGTCCTGGCCAACGACACCGATCCCGATGAGGGCGGCTCCCTGACGGTCGTCGGCGTTCGAGCGGGCGACCATCCCGAAGGCGTGACCGGAAAGGTCAACACGATCATTCAGGGTACTTACGGCTTTCTCCTGCTGAAGGAGAACGGCAGCTACATTTACACGCTGAACAATTTTGATCTCGATACGATCCGGCTCAGCGAAGGGGAAACCGGCACTGAGATTTTCACCTACACCATACAGGATTCCGATGGGTTGCAATCAACCACGACCCTGACAATCGATGTGCACGGGGCCAACAACGCGCCGGTCATTAGCGGCGGCAGTCGTTCCGGCTCTGTCACCGAAGACGCACCCGTTAATTCGGTTTTTGGCACCCTGACAAAAATCGACGTCGACAATGACGACACTGCGGATAACGATGTCTGGTCTGTCGAGGCGCGTCAGGGACAGGGGCAGAACGGCAGCCACATAGTCCACGGCACTTACGGCACACTGAACATCGACCAGACCGGCCAGTGGACCTATACGCTCGACAACACGCTATCGGCCACGCAAGCACTTCAGACCGGCGACGCGCCAACGGAAATCTTCACTGTCCGGGTCACCGATTCCCATGGAGCGTCCGATACACAGACCATAAGGGTGACGGTCCATGGTGTGGACGAGCCTGGCTGTAACCAGCCACCGGTCATCAGCGTCGATAACATCTCCGCAAGCACGGTAGGACAACATACAACCTTCTTTGGTCTTAGATTTTCAGATGCCGATGACAATGGCGAAGACCTGTACCAGGTCACCATTACGTCTAATCCCGAACACGGCGGCACTCTCAGCCTAGGAATCGATGGCGAGCCCCCGAACAATACGATTTCGTTTACTGAAACTCTCACTACGATCAACCAGGCTCTGCAGTGCGCGGGCAGCATTACCTACTGGAATCCGCCTCCTCAGAATAACCACGACTTGATCGATACCATTACTGTTTCAATTGTGGAGAAAAGCGGCGGCATTGATACTGCCAATTTCATCTTCAATGTCTTTGACAACAACCATACCGGCGTGAACCTCGTCGGAACTGACGGGAAAGACGTACTTTTCGGTACCGGCCGTGAGGACAGTTATTTCGGCGGTGCAGGTTCCGATCTTTTCGTTTTCAAGAAGCACGACGCGAGCACCTCCGTTCAGGACGTCATCGTCGACTTCACCACCGGTGAGGACAAGATCGCACTGTACGACTTCGATGCCGAATACGTGCTCTCGCATATCACCTACGACGATTTGGGGGCTCGCATCGATCTGGGGAATAACCAATCAATCTTGCTACCAGGGTATACTGACCAGCTACCTCCGCTCTCTCAGAGCGACTTCATCTTCCACCAGAACGGTTTCTTGCTTGTTTAG
- a CDS encoding glycosyltransferase family 4 protein, with the protein MRSCVIVVENLPVPFDRRVWQEAQALHADGWRVSVICPRTSRHPLTYEEINGIAVYRHSLPFEARGRLGFVLEYMAALFHEFRLLIRVHRERGFDVIQICNPPDLLFLAAAPWKLFGKKVVFDHHDICPELFAAKFGKTIILRRLMLMLEWATFKVADIVVSTNESFREIAMHRGRKKPSDVVTVYSIPAKAMMRRTQPRADVRAKASCILGYLGIIGDQDGVDHLVRMMSHLVHERRCPDVHAVVVGDGPALASVRELASSLEMNRHLTFTGYLSGDELLTYLSSFDIGIVPDPPTEYNDKISMNKIFEYSALGIPSVAYPLAETKRLLGEAAVYSQDHTISGLADACYQLIRDPAERARRGQHAGELAERKFNWAAEASKYAAAYRRFAQMPEQVVETTEVIGPLP; encoded by the coding sequence ATGCGATCGTGTGTGATCGTTGTCGAGAATTTACCGGTCCCTTTTGATCGGCGTGTCTGGCAGGAAGCTCAAGCATTGCATGCCGACGGTTGGCGCGTTTCGGTGATTTGTCCGCGCACCTCTCGTCATCCCCTCACCTATGAAGAGATCAACGGAATCGCGGTGTATCGCCATTCATTGCCGTTTGAAGCGCGCGGGCGTCTGGGCTTCGTACTTGAATACATGGCTGCGCTCTTTCACGAATTCCGGCTGCTCATTCGCGTGCACCGTGAACGTGGTTTCGACGTGATTCAGATATGCAATCCACCCGATCTGCTGTTCCTGGCCGCAGCGCCATGGAAGCTCTTTGGTAAGAAAGTTGTCTTCGACCATCACGACATCTGTCCGGAGTTGTTTGCCGCAAAGTTTGGCAAGACCATTATTCTCCGCCGTCTCATGTTGATGCTCGAATGGGCAACGTTCAAGGTTGCGGACATTGTCGTGTCGACGAACGAAAGCTTCCGGGAGATCGCGATGCATCGTGGCCGCAAGAAGCCGTCGGACGTCGTTACCGTCTATAGCATTCCGGCCAAGGCGATGATGCGCCGCACGCAACCGCGTGCGGATGTGCGAGCCAAGGCGAGCTGCATTCTTGGTTATCTTGGGATCATCGGCGACCAAGATGGCGTCGATCATCTTGTGCGCATGATGTCACATCTGGTGCATGAACGCCGCTGTCCTGATGTGCATGCTGTTGTCGTCGGAGACGGGCCGGCGCTCGCCTCTGTACGAGAGCTGGCAAGCAGCCTTGAAATGAACCGGCACCTGACTTTTACCGGCTATTTGAGTGGCGACGAACTTCTCACCTATCTGAGTTCATTCGACATCGGAATTGTTCCGGACCCTCCGACCGAATACAACGACAAGATCAGCATGAACAAGATCTTCGAGTATTCCGCGCTTGGCATTCCGAGCGTGGCGTATCCGCTTGCGGAAACAAAGCGGCTGCTCGGAGAGGCAGCGGTCTACTCGCAAGATCATACCATTTCCGGTCTTGCCGATGCTTGCTATCAGCTCATTCGCGATCCGGCCGAGCGCGCCAGGCGCGGACAACACGCGGGGGAATTGGCGGAGCGAAAGTTCAATTGGGCCGCGGAGGCGTCGAAATATGCTGCAGCCTACAGACGATTTGCGCAGATGCCTGAGCAGGTCGTGGAGACGACGGAGGTTATAGGCCCGCTGCCATAG
- a CDS encoding flavin-dependent oxidoreductase: protein MKAIIVGGGVGGLTAALMLQARGIDCEVFEQSDQIRELGVGINTLPHAIKELAQVGLLDRLDAVAIRTYELIYCNRLGQEIWREPRGTDAGFDFPQFSIHRGRLQGVIYAAARARLGESRIHTGHRLGSFTQDEGGVTAYFFDRNGSHRKTARGDILIGADGIHSFVRSQLFPNEEPARFTGTVLWRGALDWPKFLTGRSMVIAGGMAGKLVLYPIADGSREDRCLMNWAVMVKVGQGGGTPKKEDWSRLGRFEDLMPHVQRFNIPYCDAKALIEATPEFWEYPLCDRDPLPRWSHGRVTLLGDAAHPMYPVGSNGASQAILDARCLADRLRDADHARQALFAYEQERLPMTTQIVMMNRKGGPEGVIDAVEERAPDGFTNIDDVLSYEQRKAIVRGYAATAGFAREQVNKPVAAKAA, encoded by the coding sequence ATGAAGGCGATTATTGTTGGTGGGGGCGTTGGCGGACTGACGGCCGCCCTGATGCTGCAGGCCCGTGGCATCGATTGCGAAGTTTTTGAGCAGTCGGACCAGATTCGGGAGCTCGGCGTCGGTATCAACACCCTGCCGCATGCGATCAAGGAACTCGCACAGGTCGGGCTGCTGGATCGGCTCGATGCGGTGGCCATCCGCACCTACGAGCTGATCTATTGCAACCGCCTCGGCCAGGAGATCTGGCGCGAGCCGCGCGGCACCGATGCCGGATTCGATTTCCCGCAATTCTCGATCCATCGCGGCCGTCTGCAGGGCGTCATTTATGCCGCGGCACGCGCGCGCCTTGGCGAATCGCGCATTCATACCGGGCACCGGCTGGGCTCATTCACCCAGGATGAAGGCGGCGTCACCGCCTATTTCTTCGACCGCAACGGCTCGCATCGCAAGACCGCACGTGGCGACATCCTCATTGGTGCGGACGGCATTCATTCTTTCGTGCGTTCGCAGCTTTTTCCGAACGAAGAGCCGGCGCGCTTCACCGGCACGGTGCTCTGGCGTGGTGCGCTCGACTGGCCGAAATTCCTCACCGGCCGTTCGATGGTGATTGCCGGCGGCATGGCCGGCAAGCTGGTGCTGTATCCGATCGCCGATGGCTCGCGTGAGGACCGCTGCTTGATGAACTGGGCGGTGATGGTGAAGGTCGGGCAGGGCGGTGGTACGCCAAAGAAGGAAGACTGGTCGCGTCTCGGCCGGTTCGAGGATCTGATGCCGCATGTGCAGCGGTTCAACATTCCCTATTGCGACGCCAAGGCGCTGATCGAAGCGACACCGGAATTCTGGGAATATCCGCTGTGCGATCGCGATCCGCTGCCGCGCTGGTCGCATGGTCGCGTCACGCTGCTCGGCGATGCCGCCCATCCGATGTATCCGGTGGGCTCGAACGGCGCGTCACAGGCGATCCTCGATGCACGCTGTCTCGCCGATCGCTTGCGCGATGCCGATCATGCGCGTCAGGCACTGTTCGCCTATGAACAGGAGCGGCTGCCCATGACCACGCAGATCGTGATGATGAATCGCAAGGGTGGCCCGGAAGGCGTGATCGACGCGGTGGAAGAGCGGGCGCCGGACGGTTTCACCAACATCGACGACGTCTTGTCCTACGAGCAGCGCAAGGCGATCGTGCGCGGCTATGCTGCGACCGCGGGCTTCGCGCGCGAGCAGGTGAACAAGCCGGTCGCGGCAAAGGCCGCCTAA